The sequence AACTGTGGCTAACTCGTGCATTCCTCCAGACACCAACGGCTCTCAGTTTTTCATCACCACCGTCCCTACGCCGCATCTGGATGGTAAGCACGTGGTCTTTGGCGAAGTCCTCAACGGCAAATCCGTCGTCCGCCAGATCGAAAATGTCCGCACCGAGGCCGGCGACCGACCCTCGAAAgacgccatcatcgccgacTGTGGCGAGCTCTCCGGAGACGAAGCCCTCAGCGCTGATGTCAAGCAGCCCGATGCCCTCGGAGACCCCCACGAAGATTTCCCCGAGGACTGCTCTACACCTCCTGACGCCAAGACCACCTACAAGATTGCCTCGGACTGCAAAGATTTCGGTAACAAGGCTTTCAAGGCGGGTAACATCGCTCTTGGTCTCGAAAAGTACGAAAAGGGCTTGCGATACATCAACGAGGAGCCGGAGCTGGACGACTGGCCCGAAGGCAAGGCCCAGCTTGACGCTCTGCGTTTCTCCCTAAACAATAACTCTGCCCTTCTGCACATCAAGCTGGAAGCCTGGGCCGATGCTGTCCGCAGCGCCACCGCCGCTCTCGCTGTCGGTGGCATCGCCCCCGCAGACCGCGCAAAGGCTTTCTACCGACGTGGCTTTGCCAACGTTCGCCAAAAGGACGAGGAAGGGGCCCTGAAAGATCTTGAAGAGGCGCATAAGCTGGCGCCCACTGATTCTGCTGTCAACAACGAGCTGAATGCCGTGCGAACAAAGGCCGCTGCTCGGGCTGCGAAGGAGAAGGCTGCATACAAGAAGTTCTTTCAGTAACTGAAGGGTGAacaatttaaaaaaaagaaaagaaaagagaaaaagaggaagaaaaaaaaaagaaaaaaaaaattcaaggAATAAATCACGGGAAGCTTGCAAGATTGCTGCtatgaagaggaaaatgTCTCAAAAGTTTTAAAGCATGGGAGGCGTAAAGGtttagaagaagaatcagGCACAGAGAGTGGAAGGGGAAGATAC comes from Trichoderma asperellum chromosome 3, complete sequence and encodes:
- the CPR6 gene encoding peptidyl-prolyl cis-trans isomerase cpr6 is translated as MASETETKATRPRVFFDITLGGKPLGRINMELYSDLVPKTVENFRALCTGEKGLGKSGKPLHYKGSSFHRVIKQFMIQGGDFTAGDGTGGESIYGAKFEDEAFPRKHDKPFLLSMANAGPNTNGSQFFITTVPTPHLDGKHVVFGEVLNGKSVVRQIENVRTEAGDRPSKDAIIADCGELSGDEALSADVKQPDALGDPHEDFPEDCSTPPDAKTTYKIASDCKDFGNKAFKAGNIALGLEKYEKGLRYINEEPELDDWPEGKAQLDALRFSLNNNSALLHIKLEAWADAVRSATAALAVGGIAPADRAKAFYRRGFANVRQKDEEGALKDLEEAHKLAPTDSAVNNELNAVRTKAAARAAKEKAAYKKFFQ